Proteins encoded by one window of Culicoides brevitarsis isolate CSIRO-B50_1 chromosome 2, AGI_CSIRO_Cbre_v1, whole genome shotgun sequence:
- the LOC134831473 gene encoding spermatogenesis-associated protein 20, protein MFINLIRQSSRQISCYRNVVENSSNLYKNLKYRRQPRVRTLIVSNSIRKMSHSIKSRHTNRLAAAKSPYLLQHQHNPVDWYEWSDEAIQKAQNENKMIFLSVGYSTCHWCHVMEHESFMDEEIAKIMNDNFVNIKVDREERPDIDKMYMTFLLLINGSGGWPMSVFLTPNLTPITAGTYFPPKSRWGMPGFATVLTTISERWKNDQEQLMATGSAVIEAIRKSVVERKTLEDDDETQHIYATVESKFNQAVNIYLRNYDKIWGGSAGAPKFPEMAKLNFMLHAFVQGQRNTEILDVALKQLDKMANGGIHDHVFGGFARYSVDEKWHIPHFEKMLYDQAQIMSAYVNAYKITKKQKYLRIADKIYQYVCSDLRNGKGAFYSGEDADSLPSVDAESKIEGAFYAWTFDEIKNVLQDDFEKFKEITDLDVHQIYIHHYDIKPDGNVAASSDPHGHLTGKNIPFVNGSVRETATKFGTTTQVIEKVLTLANESLNKVRSERCRPHLDTKIICAWNGLMLSGLSKLATVNDAPNKDNYLTTAKELYEFVRENLYDKETGKLFRSCYGDVHDSETTSQSEIPIFGFLDDYAFLIRGLIDYYVASLDVNVLHFAVQLQNKQNELFWDTENGGYFYTEANAPNVIVRLKEDHDGAEPCGNSVAAHNLAMLRLYFENREYKLILEKLFLFFASVKPFGYILPEMMSALLIKDAGLAMLVVIGEESEDTKALFDVGRDFFVPGMIVLHLDPKHPEKAVRKAILQFKGVGDKATAYVCEKQMCNLPNTDPEKFRKEFEKYLLPQEG, encoded by the exons ATGTTCATTAATTTGATTCGACAGAGCAGTAGGCAGATAAGTTGTTATCGTAATGTTGTAGAGAATTCATCAAATCTTTATAAGAATCTCAA GTACAGACGACAACCAAGAGTAAGAACGTTGATTGTTTCAAACAGTATTCGTAAAATGTCTCACTCAATAAAGAGCCGTCATACAAACCGTCTTGCTGCTGCGAAAAGTCCATACTTGCTACAACATCAGCATAATCCGGTAGATTGGTATGAATGGTCTGATGAGGCTATTCAGAAAGCTCAAAACGAGAACAAGATGATTTTCTTATCAGTTGGCTATTCGACGTGTCATTGGTGTCACGTTATGGAACACGAATCTTTTATGGATGaggaaattgcaaaaattatgaatgacAATTTCGTAAACATAAAAGTTGATCGAGAAGAACGTCCTGATATTGATAAAATGTACATGACTTTTCTTTTGTTGATTAATGGAAGCGGAGGTTGGCCCATGAGCGTCTTTTTAACACCAAATCTCACGCCAATTACTGCAGGCACGTATTTTCCTCCGAAAAGCCGTTGGGGAATGCCGGGATTCGCGACAGTTTTAACGACAATTTCCGAACGATGGAAAAACGATCAGGAGCAATTGATGGCAACGGGAAGTGCTGTTATCGAAGCTATTCGAAAAAGCGTTGTTGAACGGAAAACACTCGAAGATGATGACGAAACGCAACACATTTATGCAACtgttgaatcaaaatttaaccaaGCAGTGAACATTTACCTGCGCAATTACGACAAAATTTGGGGCGGAAGTGCAGGAGCTCCAAAGTTTCCCGAAATGgctaaacttaattttatgttgCATGCTTTTGTACAGGGACAACGAAACACGGAGATTCTTGATGTAGCGTTGAAACAATTAGATAAGATGGCAAATGGAGGCATTCACGATCATGTATTTGGAGGATTTGCACGATATTCAGTCGACGAAAAATGGCATATACCGCATTTTGAGAAAATGCTATATGATCAAGCACAAATCATGTCTGCCTACGTGAATGCAtacaaaatcacgaaaaaacaaaaatatttaagaatcgctgacaaaatttatcaatacgTGTGCTCCGACTTACGGAATGGAAAAGGAGCTTTTTACAGCGGCGAAGATGCAGATTCTCTACCATCTGTTGATGCAGagtcaaaaattgaaggagCTTTTTATGCATGGACTTTTGATgagatcaaaaatgttttgcaagatgatttcgaaaaatttaaggaaataaCAGATTTAGATGTGCACCAAATCTACATTCATCATTACGATATCAAACCAGATGGAAATGTAGCTGCAAGTAGTGACCCGCATGGGCATCTAACGGGAAAGAATATCCCATTTGTAAATGGATCTGTGAGAGAAACAGCAACTAAATTTGGCACAACAACACAAGTGATTGAAAAAGTACTAACATTAGCGAATGAATCGTTGAATAAAGTCAGAAGTGAACGATGTCGACCACATTTAGatacgaaaattatttgtgcATGGAACGGCTTAATGTTATCTGGTTTGTCGAAATTAGCAACCGTTAATGATGCGCCAAATAAGGATAATTATTTGACGACAGCAAAAGAGTTGTATGAGTTTGTGAGGGAAAATTTGTATGATAAAGAAACGGGAAAACTTTTTAGATCGTGTTATGGCGACGTTCATGACTCTGAAACAACTTCTCAatc agaaATACcaatttttgggtttttagATGACTATGCCTTCCTTATTAGAGGTCTTATTGACTATTATGTTGCTTCGTTAGATGTTAATGTGCTCCATTTTGCCGTTCAGCTGCAAAATAAGCAAAACGAGTTGTTTTGGGATACTGAAAACGGTGGATATTTTTACACTGAAGCTAATGCTCCTAATGTGATTGTTCGTCTCAAAGAAG atCACGATGGAGCTGAACCTTGCGGAAATAGTGTTGCTGCTCACAATTTGGCAATGCTTCGTTTGTACTTCGAGAACAGAGagtacaaattaattttggagaaactttttctcttctttgctTCTGTCAAACCATTTGGCTATATTTTGCCTGAAATGATGTCTGCTCTTTTAATCAAAGATGCTGGATTAGCAATGTTGGTTGTAATTGGCGAAGAATCTGAAGATACAAAAGCTCTATTTGATGTTGGGAGAGATTTCTTTGTACCTGGTATGATTGTTCTGCATTTGGATCCAAAACATCCTGAAAAGGCAGTGAGAAAAGctattttgcaatttaaagGAGTAGGAGACAAAGCAACTGCTTATGTATGTGAAAAGCAAATGTGCAATTTACCAAACACAGATCCCGAAAAGTTTAGGAaagaattcgaaaaatatctATTACCACAGGAAGGCtga